From the genome of Vespa velutina chromosome 25, iVesVel2.1, whole genome shotgun sequence:
ACTCCGTATTCCTGTATTATGTCAATTATCTTATGTGATGTCAATAATTCACTCAAATATTGTTCTTAATAGAATAGTTATTCGCTTTCGTTGCGACGGCATTTCTACTGTCGCTAAATACGTCAAACTTGGCATTAAATTTGGATGTGAACCAGGCGATGAAGCAAAAGAGTTAATACAACTTACAAAGGATTTaggtttaattttatatggatTTAGTTTCCACGTTGGTAGTCCATGTGTCGAATTTAATGCGTATGTACGTGGAATTGAAATATGTAAggaattgatttcttttgctaaatcgattgaatgtaatcatatcaaattaattgacATTGGTGGTGGATTCCCTGGGGAAAGAGATTTTCAAATCGATGAGGTTTGATTATTACGATGATACTTtcgaatctatatatatgaaatatattaatagttaTCTTCGTATTTTGTTTAGATTTcacatattattaatgatgcaATCAAAGAAATAGACCCTACCATAGAAATCATAAGCGAACCCGGTAGATACTACGTAACTTCAGCATTTACTTTGGCTAGTGTCGTTCATTCTAAGAAAACTGTATCTGTGggaaataatttgaaacaGATGTATTATGTTAGCTGCGGAGTTTATAGTGGGTTTATGGAAGAATTGTTAAAATTGAATTCACGTCATCCAATACCACTGTTCAATGTATATAgctgatattttttaatcaaaatggtttgcttttatttctttatatatatatataaaaagtggaTTTCTTGTAGCCTGTATctgataaagaatattattctaCTGTATGGGGACCGACTTGTGATTCCTATGATTGTATCGTCAAAGATGTATTATTGCCAGAATTTCAAATAGGAGATTGGCTTGTATGGAACAATATGGGTGCATATGCAGCTTCTAGATCTTGTCAATTTAATGGGTTTTCGCCGCTGATAGTTCATCCATTTATCAGAAAAAGTCAAtggttaatataaatatttgagatattaatttttttggaatattacaatttttgataataatcatactttgcctatttttttttcagggaAGATTTTTGTGTCATTATGAATCGTTTCATAAacgattgattatatataacagaATGGATGATTTGAATttctataacaaatatattcaaataaaaacaaaaaaattctctttgcattagaaacattaatatgtctattatatttattattttaaaatttacaaatatatattatttttatgaatagtTTATATagtattacgaaaataattgtgatttttaaataaatatttctacttattatttttctttatatattaataaatatattaaataataataataaaagtatttttatttacttcaaacatttttttttcttttattatgaacattcatttaaaatgaacacttttttcttatgaaatatCGTTTACTGGTATAGATTTAAAATGTCTGTTTGTAGTCACGTGAACGCCGCTTAGATAAAAACAACCAATCACGCTTCAATCGATATAGTGCTTCCATCATTGGCATCAAGATAGCCGACTGGTTTGCTTCAACGTTTGATGTTCTACTAATCATTAACAGATTATTATTTCTGCTCGTGTGTTGAtgcaattataatattgttcttcgaattttttacTCCAGCTGCGTATAATTCATATGTAAGTAATAAAACAACGCCCGAAAATTTGTCATCTACCGTAATGATGATAAGATAAGTaacattattgatttattactcttgtatatattatatttttacgtgCATATTTGTTATGTTTGTATGAAGTATATCCTATTGGAACATAatcagaataatataatattataatattgagaTTTCAAAAATACTTGTATGTTTAATTTCAtcgttaataaacaattttttgttatatttcctATAGcgctataatttattttcattgttgttGTCGATTATGTCgttttagatattataacTATGTTTTTATAGTTCGAATGGTATTAAATCGTAATTAAACGTTATATTTCTGTCAgctatttaaatttatcctaGAAGTATCGACATTAtccc
Proteins encoded in this window:
- the LOC124957200 gene encoding ornithine decarboxylase 1-like; the encoded protein is MSSINVQEIHLYEDEIEEYEIIKRIISTRDQEDAFYILDLGDIIKKHQDWIKKMPRVVPYYAIKCNTHPMVIKIFAAMNANFDCASKEEIQQVMQLNISPDRIIFAHPTKYPSHIKFAKSVGVEKMTVDSKCELYKIKKLFPEAKIVIRFRCDGISTVAKYVKLGIKFGCEPGDEAKELIQLTKDLGLILYGFSFHVGSPCVEFNAYVRGIEICKELISFAKSIECNHIKLIDIGGGFPGERDFQIDEISHIINDAIKEIDPTIEIISEPGRYYVTSAFTLASVVHSKKTVSVGNNLKQMYYVSCGVYSGFMEELLKLNSRHPIPLFNPVSDKEYYSTVWGPTCDSYDCIVKDVLLPEFQIGDWLVWNNMGAYAASRSCQFNGFSPLIVHPFIRKSQWEDFCVIMNRFIND